Proteins encoded within one genomic window of Suricata suricatta isolate VVHF042 chromosome 17, meerkat_22Aug2017_6uvM2_HiC, whole genome shotgun sequence:
- the KRT23 gene encoding keratin, type I cytoskeletal 23 has protein sequence MISSRNFSQTLSGSLHGTGGSWGQLGGFPRDPSVHGGAGGVRVSLSFSSPSCLPPGGSWGSRRGHSLLGRSGKEMMQNLNDRLASYLEKVRALEEANERLESRILKWHEQRDPGSKQNYSQYEESISHLQEQIMDGKQTNAQITLLIDNARMAVDDFGLKYENEHSSKKDLEIEVEGLRKTLDDLTIITTDLEQEVEGMRKELILMKKRHEQEMVEHHVPNDFKVNVKVDATPGEDLIKVLEDMRQEYEFIIKKKHQELDTWYKEQSAAMAQGATSPAAVPSSQSDMHELKRTFQALEIDLQAQCNRKYALEDMLSETQSRYSCQLRDMQRVISHYEDELMQLRHDLERQNNEYKVLLGIKTHLEKEITTYNQLLDGDSEGTMEESKSSVKASSAPKIKAITQESINGRIILSQVNEIQKNA, from the exons ATGATCTCCAGCCGCAACTTCAGCCAGACCCTCTCAGGCTCCCTCCATGGCACGGGAGGCAGCTGGGGCCAGCTGGGGGGCTTCCCTCGGGATCCCAGCGTCCACGGGGGTGCCGGCGGTGTCCGAGTCTCCCTTTCCTTCAGCTCGCCAAGTTGCCTGCCTCCTGGAGGGTCTTGGGGATCCAGAAGAGGCCATTCCCTCCTGGGCAGGAGTGGGAAGGAGATGATGCAGAACCTCAATGACCGTCTGGCCTCCTACCTGGAGAAGGTGCGCGCCCTGGAGGAGGCCAACGAGAGGCTAGAGAGTCGCATCCTGAAGTGGCATGAACAGAGAGATCCTGGCAGTAAGCAGAATTACTCCCAGTATGAGGAAAGCATCAGCCACCTTCAGGAGCAG ATCATGGATGGCAAGCAGACCAACGCTCAGATCACCCTTCTCATTGACAACGCCAGGATGGCAGTGGATGACTTTGGCCTCAA GTACGAAAATGAACACTCCTCCAAGAAAGATCTGGAAATTGAAGTTGAAGGTCTCCGAAAGACCTTGGATGATCTGACCATCATCACAACAGATCTGGAACAGGAGGTTGAGGGGATGAGGAAGGAGCTCATTCTCATGAAGAAGCGCCATGAGCAG GAAATGGTAGAACATCATGTGCCAAACGACTTCAAGGTCAATGTGAAGGTGGATGCAACTCCAGGAGAGGATCTAATTAAGGTCCTGGAGGATATGAGGCAGGAATACGAGTTTATAATAAAGAAGAagcatcaagagttggacacttggtATAAAGAGCAG TCAGCAGCCATGGCACAGGGAGCGACCAGTCCAGCAGCTGTGCCGAGCAGCCAAAGTGACATGCATGAGCTGAAGCGCACGTTCCAGGCCCTGGAGATTGACCTGCAGGCGCAGTGCAACAGG AAATATGCTTTAGAGGACATGCTGTCGGAGACCCAGTCCCGGTACTCCTGCCAGCTCCGGGACATGCAACGTGTCATCTCCCACTACGAGGATGAACTGATGCAGCTACGCCATGACCTGGAGCGTCAGAACAACGAGTACAAGGTCCTCCTGGGCATCAAGACCCACCTGGAGAAGGAGATTACCACCTACAACCAGCTCCTGGACGGAGACAGTGAGGG GACAATGGAAGAATCAAAGTCAAGTGtgaaag CATCTTCAGCTCCAAAGATCAAGGCTATCACACAGGAGAGCATCAACGGAAGAATAATTCTTTCTCAAGTGAATGAGATCCAGAAGAATGCATAA